A window of Lentibacillus sp. Marseille-P4043 contains these coding sequences:
- a CDS encoding two-component system regulatory protein YycI codes for MQWSQIKTLFILCFLVLDVYLLIQFLDKQEKNDLDVMEQQESTIEQQLKLEDIKIPKKLPDGELEESYISVKQKAFTGKEMGELAKFDNQNAALVTDNLIVSHFKEPVPITDSDEAKEIINSNILFPDDYEYWDWNKELNVLIFFQEKNDQPIYFNQSGLLLVFLNDENEITFYTQTMLGEEVEDFDTSKKQLIKPIRAIDTLYNQNELHTGEEVTDAKIGFYTALPMTSGEQTFVPTWKISVNGERNYFINAIENFAFSSDDLTFLNESITAIKSEIAKMKDKKEFKNALIDQLTKKLDGINRSEVE; via the coding sequence ATGCAATGGAGTCAAATAAAAACACTATTTATCCTCTGCTTCCTTGTTTTAGATGTTTATTTGCTAATTCAATTTCTCGATAAACAGGAAAAAAATGACCTTGATGTCATGGAGCAGCAGGAGTCAACGATTGAACAACAGTTAAAATTGGAAGATATTAAAATACCGAAGAAATTGCCAGATGGAGAATTAGAAGAATCGTATATTTCCGTAAAACAGAAGGCCTTTACGGGTAAGGAAATGGGCGAGCTTGCCAAGTTTGATAATCAGAACGCAGCGTTGGTCACAGATAATTTGATTGTATCGCATTTTAAGGAACCAGTCCCTATTACTGACAGTGATGAAGCCAAAGAAATCATAAACAGTAACATTTTGTTCCCTGACGATTATGAGTATTGGGATTGGAATAAGGAATTGAATGTACTGATTTTCTTTCAAGAGAAAAATGACCAACCAATCTATTTTAACCAAAGTGGGTTGTTGTTGGTATTCTTAAATGACGAAAATGAAATAACCTTCTACACCCAAACAATGTTAGGTGAAGAAGTGGAAGACTTTGATACAAGTAAAAAGCAATTAATCAAACCAATTCGAGCAATTGACACACTATACAACCAGAATGAACTCCATACTGGGGAGGAAGTAACAGATGCTAAGATTGGATTCTATACAGCATTACCAATGACAAGCGGTGAGCAAACGTTTGTCCCAACGTGGAAAATATCTGTAAATGGAGAGCGTAATTATTTCATCAATGCCATTGAAAATTTTGCGTTTTCTAGTGATGATCTTACATTTCTTAATGAATCGATTACAGCAATCAAAAGTGAAATTGCCAAAATGAAAGATAAAAAGGAATTTAAAAATGCTTTAATCGATCAACTTACTAAAAAGTTAGATGGAATTAATCGGAGTGAGGTAGAATGA
- a CDS encoding MBL fold metallo-hydrolase, translating to MTLRFSVLASGSTGNAFYIESEKERLLVDAGLSGKKIDNLFSQVQVDPKTLTGILVTHEHSDHIKGLGIIARKHNLPIYANEKTWKAMENSIGTISLDQKFHFSMETVKTFSDLEVESFGVSHDAAEPMFYTFRHDGKKVALVTDLGYVSERIKKTIEDADAYIFEANHDVGMLRMGRYPWNVKRRILGDSGHVSNEDSGLALSDIISNRTKRIYLAHLSQDNNMKDLARMSVGSVLKERGIEVDKTIKLVDTDPNKPTSLYDVG from the coding sequence ATGACATTACGTTTTAGCGTGTTGGCATCCGGCAGCACAGGAAATGCGTTTTATATAGAGTCAGAAAAGGAAAGACTGCTTGTTGATGCAGGATTAAGTGGAAAGAAAATAGATAATTTATTTAGTCAGGTTCAGGTTGATCCGAAGACATTAACAGGTATTTTAGTAACACATGAACATAGCGATCATATTAAAGGACTTGGGATTATTGCTCGAAAGCATAACTTACCAATATATGCGAATGAAAAAACATGGAAGGCAATGGAAAACTCAATCGGCACCATTTCGCTAGATCAAAAGTTTCATTTTAGTATGGAAACAGTCAAGACATTTAGTGATTTAGAAGTGGAGTCATTTGGTGTCTCACATGATGCTGCTGAACCAATGTTTTATACATTCCGTCATGATGGGAAAAAAGTAGCACTAGTGACCGATTTGGGGTATGTATCTGAGCGAATTAAAAAGACGATAGAAGACGCAGATGCTTATATATTTGAAGCAAATCACGACGTTGGCATGCTCCGAATGGGTCGATATCCGTGGAATGTAAAACGACGAATTTTAGGTGATTCTGGTCATGTTTCCAATGAAGATAGCGGGTTAGCATTATCTGACATTATCAGTAATCGTACAAAACGAATTTATTTGGCTCATTTAAGTCAAGACAATAATATGAAGGATCTCGCAAGGATGTCTGTCGGAAGTGTATTAAAAGAACGTGGTATAGAAGTTGACAAAACGATTAAACTAGTTGATACAGACCCAAATAAGCCGACATCCCTGTATGATGTTGGTTAA